In the genome of Nycticebus coucang isolate mNycCou1 chromosome 12, mNycCou1.pri, whole genome shotgun sequence, one region contains:
- the ARPC1A gene encoding actin-related protein 2/3 complex subunit 1A isoform X1 — MSLHQFLLEPITCHAWNRDRTQIALSPNNHEVHIYKKNGSQWIKAHELKEHNGHITGIDWAPKSDRIVTCGADRNAYVWSQKDGVWKPTLVILRINRAATFVKWSPLENKFAVGSGARLISVCYFESENDWWVSKHIKKPIRSTVLSLDWHPNNVLLAAGSCDFKCRVFSAYIKEVDEKPASTPWGSKMPFGQLMSEFGGSGTGGWVHGVSFSASGSRLAWVSHDSTVSVADASKSVQVSTLKTEFLPLLSVSFVSENSVVAAGHDCCPMLFNYDDRGCLTFVSKLDIPKQSIQRNMSAMERFRNMDKRATTEDRNTALETLHQNSITQVSIYEVDKQDCRKFCTTGIDGAMTIWDFKVICRREPHLFSEMEYTLLDVHLFVEEKSSAVGPGAMAHTCNPTTLGGRGRWIASVHRFKTSLSQSETPCLKNSWAWWQAPFSREVNSRYFRGEILLYLICTWEAKARESLEPKSLRLL; from the exons ATGTCCCTGCATCAGTTTTTACTAGAGCCAATCACCTGTCATGCCTGGAACAGGGATCGTACCC aaaTTGCCCTTAGCCCCAATAATCACGAAGTGCACATCTATAAGAAAAACGGGAGCCAGTGGATAAAAGCTCATGAACTCAAGGAGCACAACGGACACATCACAG GTATTGACTGGGCTCCCAAAAGCGACCGCATCGTCACTTGTGGGGCAGACCGCAATGCCTATGTCTGGAGTCAGAAAGATGGTGTCTGGAAGCCAACCCTGGTGATCCTGAGAATTAATCGCGCAGCCACTTTTGTGAAGTGGTCCCCCTTAGAGAACAAATTTGCTGTGGGAAGTGGAGCACGACTCATTTCTGTTTGTTACTTCGAGTCTGAAAATGACTG GTGGGTaagcaaacacattaaaaagccGATTCGCTCTACAGTGCTTAGCTTGGATTGGCATCCCAACAATGTTTTGCTGGCAGCAGGATCATGTGACTTCAAATGCAG GGTGTTTTCTGCCTATATTAAAGAAGTGGATGAAAAGCCAGCCAGTACACCCTGGGGCAGCAAGATGCCTTTTGGTCAGCTGATGTCAGAGTTTGGGGGCAGTGGCACAGGTGGCTGGGTCCATGGGGTCAGCTTCTCCGCCAGTGGGAGCCGCCTGGCCTGGGTCAGTCATGACAGCACCGTGTCTGTTGCTGATGCTTCAAAAAGTGTACA GGTCTCAACTCTGAAAACAGAGTTCCTACCACTCCTGAGTGTGTCATTTGTCTCGGAGAATAGCGTTGTGGCTGCT GGTCATGACTGCTGCCCAATGCTCTTTAACTACGATGACCGTGGTTGCTTGACCTTTGTGTCCAAGTTAGACATTCCAAAACAGAGCATCCAGCGCAACATGTCTGCTATGGAACGTTTCCGCAACATGGACAAGAGGGCCACGACCGAGGACCGCAATACAGCCCTGGAGACGCTGCACCAGAATAGCATCAC tcaagtATCTATTTATGAGGTGGACAAGCAAGATTGTCGCAAATTTTGCACTACTGGCATTGATGGAGCCATGACAATTTGGGATTTCAAG GTCATCTGCAGGAGGGAACCACACCTTTTCAGTGAGATGGAATATACACTTTTAGATGTCCATTTATTTGTTGAGGAAAAATCGAGTGCTGTTGGGCCAGgagccatggctcacacctgtaatcctaccactctgggaggccgaggcaggtggattgcctcagttcacaggttcaagaccagcctgagccagagcgagaccccgtgtctaaaaaacagttgggcatggtggcaggcgccaTTCTCTAGAGAGGTAAATTCTAGATATTTCAGAGGGGAAATACTTTTGTATTTAatctgtacttgggaggctaaggcaagagaatcacttgagcccaagagtttgaggttgctgtga
- the ARPC1A gene encoding actin-related protein 2/3 complex subunit 1A isoform X2, translating to MSLHQFLLEPITCHAWNRDRTQIALSPNNHEVHIYKKNGSQWIKAHELKEHNGHITGIDWAPKSDRIVTCGADRNAYVWSQKDGVWKPTLVILRINRAATFVKWSPLENKFAVGSGARLISVCYFESENDWWVSKHIKKPIRSTVLSLDWHPNNVLLAAGSCDFKCRVFSAYIKEVDEKPASTPWGSKMPFGQLMSEFGGSGTGGWVHGVSFSASGSRLAWVSHDSTVSVADASKSVQVSTLKTEFLPLLSVSFVSENSVVAAGHDCCPMLFNYDDRGCLTFVSKLDIPKQSIQRNMSAMERFRNMDKRATTEDRNTALETLHQNSITQVSIYEVDKQDCRKFCTTGIDGAMTIWDFKTLESSIQGLRIM from the exons ATGTCCCTGCATCAGTTTTTACTAGAGCCAATCACCTGTCATGCCTGGAACAGGGATCGTACCC aaaTTGCCCTTAGCCCCAATAATCACGAAGTGCACATCTATAAGAAAAACGGGAGCCAGTGGATAAAAGCTCATGAACTCAAGGAGCACAACGGACACATCACAG GTATTGACTGGGCTCCCAAAAGCGACCGCATCGTCACTTGTGGGGCAGACCGCAATGCCTATGTCTGGAGTCAGAAAGATGGTGTCTGGAAGCCAACCCTGGTGATCCTGAGAATTAATCGCGCAGCCACTTTTGTGAAGTGGTCCCCCTTAGAGAACAAATTTGCTGTGGGAAGTGGAGCACGACTCATTTCTGTTTGTTACTTCGAGTCTGAAAATGACTG GTGGGTaagcaaacacattaaaaagccGATTCGCTCTACAGTGCTTAGCTTGGATTGGCATCCCAACAATGTTTTGCTGGCAGCAGGATCATGTGACTTCAAATGCAG GGTGTTTTCTGCCTATATTAAAGAAGTGGATGAAAAGCCAGCCAGTACACCCTGGGGCAGCAAGATGCCTTTTGGTCAGCTGATGTCAGAGTTTGGGGGCAGTGGCACAGGTGGCTGGGTCCATGGGGTCAGCTTCTCCGCCAGTGGGAGCCGCCTGGCCTGGGTCAGTCATGACAGCACCGTGTCTGTTGCTGATGCTTCAAAAAGTGTACA GGTCTCAACTCTGAAAACAGAGTTCCTACCACTCCTGAGTGTGTCATTTGTCTCGGAGAATAGCGTTGTGGCTGCT GGTCATGACTGCTGCCCAATGCTCTTTAACTACGATGACCGTGGTTGCTTGACCTTTGTGTCCAAGTTAGACATTCCAAAACAGAGCATCCAGCGCAACATGTCTGCTATGGAACGTTTCCGCAACATGGACAAGAGGGCCACGACCGAGGACCGCAATACAGCCCTGGAGACGCTGCACCAGAATAGCATCAC tcaagtATCTATTTATGAGGTGGACAAGCAAGATTGTCGCAAATTTTGCACTACTGGCATTGATGGAGCCATGACAATTTGGGATTTCAAG ACCTTAGAATCTTCTATCCAGGGCCTCCGGATAATGTGA